Below is a genomic region from Anoplopoma fimbria isolate UVic2021 breed Golden Eagle Sablefish chromosome 20, Afim_UVic_2022, whole genome shotgun sequence.
TGAATCCCTTACAGCTCCGGCCAGGAGATGAACTGGAGGTGGACCACGGTGCGCTTCAGGCTCTGGTCGCGGTACTGCAGGCTGATCATACGCTCCACGTGCGTGGGCGTCGTCTTCTGCATGGTGAGGCTGAGCGTGATTGGTCCCTGAGAGACCTGCTGGCCGCGCTCCGTCGGGAAGTAACGCATAACCTTTCCCtgggagagatggaggacgAGGTTAAACAGGCAGATGGTAACAAAAGGATAGGTGAGGGATGAGGAAGTGACATTTACAGGGTTCATCTATACGagctgttaaaaaaaggaactttaaGAACTTATCCTTCTTTTTATTAAGACTAGCTGATTATCAATATGTCTACAATGTCTtcacaaaactaaatgtttaagCCATTCTAAATATCTTTAATAATTGatgataattaataatgtttcattaaagcaataattaaatgaattactGGGGATCATGTGATGGTGATTGAAAGCTACTTAATAGACACTGTGGTGAAATCTTTTTCTCAATGActgcattaaaaaggaaaaatacaaactTAGAAATTCATCTTTTAAACCAACAAGCACTCAAAGTCCTTAACGactaacaacaaaacaaaaaaatctatttttattcattttgtctcaATAATACCATCATTAGGTGCAGAATTTGTATCccaaaaaagatatattttctttttttgagtaAGAAAAAGCCCTCTtcattaaagaaatgaaaatgttaaatgtcattaatacatttaagtatttataacatttaacagGTGTTGTTTTAATCACTTCCATATTAATCCCAGGGCAGATTTAACTGAACTTCGTACCTTGTCCAGCTCCTGCTCTGACACCAGCATGACTATCATTGACACCTTCTGCTCAAACACCATCAGCCAGAAGTCGGCCGCTGTGCCGGTGAGCGGCGCCTGCGTGGCGATAAGGCGTGGGCAGTACGGCGACAGGTCCTCCACGTAGCTGGCGTTGATGTAGTCGTCTTTGCCCGACTGCAGCACCACGCGGTTGAGGTCATAGGGCATGACGTCCTGGTGACGGTTCTTCATGGTGTAGCAGCGGGCGATGGCGATGGACAGTTGGCGGGCGTCCTTCTCCTGCTGGTCCTGTAGCTCTTTCCAGCGGGCGTCCAGCACCGACAGGCCTCCCTCGCTCTCCGTGGGGTGCTCCAGGGAATCTACCTGGGACCTGTAACGCTCCAGTTCGCCGTGAAGATGGGCGACGCGCTCCGGCGCTTGGTACGGGTCACCCTGGATCAGCAGAACTGCCTGGGAGCTCTTCTTGCGACGCTCCCCGTCCTGCGGGTCGGCTTTGGTGGGTTGGAGGACGTTGGTCGGAGCCTTGGTGCCTCCTGGTTGGCTCTCTGGGCTCGAAGACAGGAGGTCATCTGTGCTCGAGTTCTGGCGCTGAAACAACGACGTGGAGGGAGAGACagtggagggagagggaagggTGGGTGGAGCTGCACCTCCGGGGGTGGGGGCTGGCGTGGGTCTCTGCTGGGGATTCAGACTCAGAGAGGTGGGACCTGGAGAGGGAGATGGGGAGGGGGAAGGCGAAGGGGACGGCGGGACAACGCTGGGCAGTTGAGGCGCTGGAGGACCTCCAGGAGAGGGCTGGATCAGGTGCTGTGTGGGGGGAACGTGGGGTCCATGTTGGCCcatgggggggggctgctgTGGAGCACTCGGAGGCACATTAGCTCCTGGAGCTGAAGGATACATAGTGGGAGGCTGTGGGTGAGTCATGGGAAGAGGAGCCTGAGGTTGTTGGGGGCTGCAGGTTGTGGAGCCAGAGGCTGCTGAGGCATCATTGGAGCGCCTCCGGGGTAGCACACTCCCCCAGAATGAGGGGGCAGAGTCTGGGGCTGGCTGGGCATCCGCATGGGCTGTTGGGGCATATTTGGTATAGGGGGCTGTCCAGGGTGGGGGTGATGTTGTGGGGGTAGTGCATTTGGAGGCATCTGTGGCATAGGGCCCCTTGGCAGTTGGACCTGAGAACCAGGGCCCATGTGAACTTGTGAGGCTGGAGGCATCTGAGGCCGCAGGGTGGGGTGGATGGGCTGACTCGTAGGGGGCATGTAGTTCTGTGAGACTGGCGGCATTGGCATCTGTGGGTGGTGCTGCATCTGCTGGGCATTAGGGGGCATTGacatttgttgctgttgtgGCAGCATGTGTTGGTGAGGGAGTCCAGGGGGCATCTgttggtgggggtgggggtgggggtggggtagGTAGGGTTGAGATACAGGAGGTGCTGGCTGAGAAGTTGGGGGTATGTGTGGATGTCCACCCTGAGGTGGCATCTGGCCCTGCGGTGGCCTCGGCATGGAGCCTGGCATCATCTGAGGGTGGTGCTGGGGTACGTAGCCCGGTGGATTCTGGTAGCCCTGGGGGAGCTGATGCTGGGGCTGATAGCCGTTCTGTTGAGGATGCTGCAGCTGACCCGGGAACGCCTGCTGGTAATGGGGAGGAACTCCAGGCTGAGGGGGCATATACCCATGGTGGTAGCCTTGCGGAGCCTGCAGATGAGGGTGAGGGCCAGGAATAGGCCTCGGTCCAGGCTGGTACCCCTGAGGCAGTGGAGGCCCGACGGGCTGAGGGTActgctgtttctgctgctgtggttgGGGCGGTGGGCCTTGAACGGGCATTCCCGGTCGGGGCATATACTGGGGGTAGCCTCCCATATGTGGGGGTACAGCGTAGCCGGTAGAGGCTGCAGGCGGGTGAGGGTGGTGTTGTGTCGTAGGGGCGTAGCTGGGGATAGGGGCCTGGATGCTATCCACGGTGGTAGTAGAGGGCCGGACTGGAGTTGGGGCTACGAGGCCGGGTTGGGGGGCTTGAGGATGGGGTGGCCGATAACCTCCTTGGTTTGGCATTTGCGGAGGCATCTGTGGAGGCATCTGAGGGTGGGGTCCACGCGGCAGAGGTCCAGAAGTAGGATACTGAGCGATCCGTGCCAGGAGCTCTGGAGGAGGCAGGTTGGCAGGGAAGTGAGGAAGACCGGCTGCTTGAGCACCGGGCCAAGGTAGAGAGCTGCTGCCGCCCATGTGAGCGTTAGGGGGGAGGAAGGCTTCAGGACCCTGCATACGAGCCGCAGAGCTGGAGAAGGTGGGAATGTCAGGGGGGAGGCTGCGGAGCTCTTCGGGTAGGTCACCCCCCAAGGCCAAGATGGCTGCACTAAGCTGGGCCAACTCTGGATCGTCCAGGCTGGAGCAGGCCGAGTCCACATCCGAAGACTTTGGCTTCAGGGAGGGCTTGGCTGCCGTTGGTCGTGCCGGGGGTTTCTTCTGGGTCTCTCTGAGGAGGAGACAAACAACAGAGAGAACATGAACATCAGGGGTTTTAAATAGAAGATTCAgcagtttccttttttcacattgtttctTAAAGTTATTTCAAggtactttcattttgtgttgattttggcggtccctgtggatgaaagtggtagtgtttctgagcaccagaacccttttagaaaacctctcattttactgcagcaggtgtCTTACAGTCTGTTAAGAACAGTCCTGTTTCTTTGTGATCGGAGCAAAAAATTATAAGAAAACAGGGTGCCGGCAAGAGATAACATTTACAAAAGGAGGCAAGCAACAGGCAGAGAAAACCAGatccttttttctttgcctACAATTCAAACAAAAGGTTTCTTGTGGTTCATATTTCAAAACTCTTCACTCCATTATTGTTTCAATGTGTGCCTTACTTTTCCAAGAGCGGCTTCCTCTCCTCGGCCCTGGTCTGACAAAGGTTCTTCGCTCTCTCCAGCAGACGTGATGCTTTTGCCTCCAGGTCCTCGTAGAACTCCTTCCCCTCCTGCGACTTCTTCATCAGGTCCTCGTAGGCCTCGTAGGAGCCCACCAGTCCTTGGACGGTGGCGTTCCACTGCTGCTCCGTCTGGCTCAGGCCCTTACGGACCGAGGCGTACTGGACGTTGGCCTCCGTCAGGGCCTTCAGGATGTTCTCCTGAGCCGCCAGGTTCTGGTCGATGTACACCTTCACCTGCTCGTACTTCTTCAGCTGCTCCTCGAATATACGCTGAAAGGACACGGGTTCGTTAGAGGTCTCAAAGTGTAACGATTCCTCTACTTCAGCCACAAGCTCAACACCAAACCCACCGGCTCTGGTGCAATCTAAGTTAGCAGACTCCTCCTTAAAGTTACAATCTGCATTTACTTTAGGGAATCAGGGGCAACAGCATACCTTCATGTCGGCCCTCTCTGTGGTGACGAGGGTGGAGGTGATGTCGTCCTGGTGGATTAGGTCACGCAGCTGTTTCTCCAAAGAGCTTCTCTGTTCCCTCATTTCCTGCACCTTCCCCAGGATCCTCTTCATACACTGCAGCCCGGCTACTTCatctgcgcacacacacacaaacagagggttACATTCACAATTTAAACATGACAAATGCATCTATTACACCTGTTCAGCGTTTTGAATATCATATTTGTAACTGTGAAGCATTTGTAAGCCCTGTTGTGaaaggtgctgtataaataaagtttttttcttccttacaTTGAGCATATACCAAAATCTTTACCTTCTTTCATAAGATTAGTTATATAGTGTacatatttttcacaaaacaatGTAGCGACAACTTCAGAGTTAAACATCTAAAACCTAGAatatattttgcactttttacaACATCTTTGTGTAAAAGGAGATAtacctttttactttttatgaatgCTCTTATGACGCAATTGTATGTTCATGCAAAAAGcactaaataaagtaaaataaaataaaaatctgaaataatcaatgtaaataatgtaaataatcttGAGTTTCAGCAATTTATCTTTGTGCTTTGCATtgataaaacatgtgtgataaGACCCAAAACccttctcaaacacacacacacacacacacacaaacacacacacacacacacatatgctcagccatcaaacccccccccctcaccttcGCTGAGCTGGGGCCGGGGCAGGGCCTCCTTCAGACTCTCCAGTGGCCCCCCCAGCAGACGCAGGTTGCTGATGTGCAGGTTCATGGCCCGGTGGAGCTCCGTGTTGGTGAAGCTGGCTTTCTCGTGGGCCTCCATGTACTTCTCCAGGTCCCTGCGGATCTCAGCCAGAGCCTGGGTCTGCGCTGCCGGGTGCACCTCGCCCGCAGCGGGGCCGCCCACCTCCTGGAGGGCCCGCCTGCCGGCCTCGTCCTCCTCTAGGACGTCTCTTATCTCCCTCAGAGAAGACTCCACATCGGTGAAGACGCCCGAGAGCCCTACAGAGGCGAGAAAAAGTGACAGCCATTATTTACACTGAAGCTGCACAGAACACACatggcaaacaaaaacaagacttgATAGAATAAGTTCTTCCACAGTTTGGGGAAGTACATTATGCATGCCTGTGCTAACAAGTTATTTTTGGAtcatcagaatcagctttattggcagGGTACAAGTACACATACCAGAAATCTGacggggtttttttttttgtacatgcaCAGAAGCAAAGCTGGGTAAGAGTAACATAAACCCTTAGTTACAACATACATTGTCTATGAGTCAGAGTGTTtctgtaaattgtaaataataCTGAATACTTAGTGAAATTGTGAAGAGTTCAAATATGCTGGAATAATTATTGAATGGTTAATTTAACAGGTTGCTTTATGACTTAGGTACAATTGTCATGTATTCAAGTGAGTTTACAGTATATTCAGCAGCTTAGATATATATTTAGCAGTAATGTGTCCATGTTACAGAaaaactgtgtatatatataaacgataaaatatcaaatatatagtGTAGTTCAACTGTAGGAAGATACTGCTGTAGTCCATAAACTTTCAAAACTGGTTTTAGTGTTGCGACAAACGTTTTTCGTATTTTACGAAAGCTCTGGCACATATTCTGAGAAATACTACCCTTAAATGTTGAAACTTCATAGAAATGTAGCCATTATTACcttaaaaatgtatgcatagGATTAATGTAATggtcaaaataaatagaatgttTAAATGACTCTCAAAACTGTCGAGGTTTTAACTCAGAAGGtctgtttgttcatttgttttagcTAATTAGGGCCAATTAGatcataaatcaaaatgtgtgtgtttgtgttttctcactGACCCTGCATGGACTGGATGAGGCTCTTGACGGTGTCGGGTCGGACACTGAGAGCAGCACACTTCTCCATCAGGACCGGAGGGATGTGGCTGTACATGTCCAGGTTGTCCACCGACTCCGGCTCCAAACCCAGAGAGTCCATGAACTGCCTGCAGGAGGAGACGAGACCCGTCAGCTCGTACTGACACAGTGAggtctggttaaataaatatatatataaacatattctGTTCCTTTCAGTAAATCACTTTTACTTTCCTGCACCGAGTTCAGAGTAAGAAATGACCATAAAAAGATTCTTTATGGCACTCACCACTAAAATAATCATTTCTCAATTAATGACACGTCATCGCCGAGGTTGGTTTCTATAGTTACACAAACTCGTACTCACTCTAGTGTTTCATTCTTGCTCTCAATCTTGATCATGACGTCCCTCAGCAGCTTGGCCTTCTcctcactggaaaaaaaacccataaccACAGACATTAGTGAACTAAACTCACTCTTCCTCACCGGTCTAATACTTAGCATCCACTGAAGGCGCCCACCTGTACAGCGAAGAGGCTTCGTGGGCGGCCATTGGCACCAACTTGGCAAACAGGTCTGGTCCGGTAACACTGGGGTCTGTGGGGTTGACTGGTAGAGCTTTCACCAGTGGGGCACCTTGGAGGGACGGGGAGCAGCTGGTTTTACTGGCACAGTAACACATTAGCTCGACTTTATATAGAATCGATCAACAGAACACGAGTCTCTGTAGTTTGTCCTTATTAAAATCAGTTTGAGAAGCAATGAGAGCATTTTGGATAAAAGGCAGCACAATATTCAGAAATATTGGGAAATCGATGATCAATGAATTACTAATttcttgtaaaaataaaaaaatccattgaTTCCAGCTTGTCAATTGAGAATATTGTTGGTTTCCTTAGTCAGCTATTATAATATACTTAATATGTTTTCACTGTAAGTCTGTTCGAACGATATTTGAATATCTCAACGTGGACTTTGGAAATTTCGATCGccatttgtcacttttttcagacattttatggACGGAAACCGATAACCTATTAAATCTCGAAAACAATCGGCAGATTAACTGACGAAAAATAATGGTTCGTAAAAGCCCCAATTCACAATAATTGCTTTGCTCAGCCAGCTAATTAGGACAGAAAATCTGATTCTCTTTTTAAGATTCCTACAAATTAAGAAAGATCATGTTAAATCCAGAATCAAATACAACAGAATTAAAACTTTCTACGAAAAATAATGGTTCGTAAAAGCCCCAATTCGCAATAATTGCTTTGCTCAGCCAGCTAATTAGGACAAAAATTGATTCTCAAAGTGATTAACTCACTAATAAGAGTTTTCACTGGCTGTTATGCATCAAACACATGAATGCTCCAATTTAagatttaattatgttttttcctgCTAAACAAAACTATTTCCAAAACACTTTATAATCTATAACTTAATACAATGTAATATGTCCAAGATTTTTGAAATTGTGAAATCTGCTGAGTCACATAGAtgcacaaacaccaacacacccaGTTAGACAAATTCTGCATACTTACATGTAACAAAATACATCTATATGTAAATGCAGCCTTGCATGCACACAGTGATAAACGCACAGCCGGAGAACACACTGAAGCTTCTGTTACCTTTGACGGAGGCCAGAGTCTCCAGAGAAGGAACCGTCTCATGGTAGATGAAGTCATTGTCCTTTTTGGCCGAGTTAAACCTGtaggtgaaaaaaagaagacattctAACAAGACATTTCTACAGGTTTTGATCAAAAGAAAGACACAACCTCAAACTACaggtaaataacaaaaatgacaagTGACACAAGATGTATTGCTCACTTTCCCCCGATAACGTCCATGGTGAATCTCAAGGCGTCTTGCACGCTGTCAGGTTGTCCCTGGTTGTCCcaagaaaacacaaaggagagttagtgtgtgtgtttgtgcacattgaTTTAATAAACTAAGGACGGGTTACGGCTGACACTGAAATCATCTAATCATGTGTTAATGGCTGCAGTTCTACCTTGGCCAGCTTGATGGCTTCAGATAGTTTGTCCAGGGAGCTCTGAAGATACGCCAACTGATGGAAAGAGAACATTTAGATGAGCAACAGAAGGAAATGCAGAGGAGTGGAAAACATGAGTAATATAGAGAAAACTTTGAGGCATTGAGCAAGAGGAAAAGCAGATCACTAAGAATATAAGACAGTAAAAGTAGCTTAAAGAAGTTTTGGTGATTATTGTGACTAGGGATGGGAATCGAGAACCAGTTCCAGATGAGAACCGGTTCTAACTGGTCTGATTCTCCGGAAGGATCGATTCCAACTGACAGATGTGCGTTGCAAAAACTCATGCCATCAAAAATTTGGCGTCTATGCTGCTGGAAacttgcaacaacaaaaaaaaagtggagagGAAGAAACTGTCCAAAGCGTGGCCTCGTTTCACAAAGAAATACTTTAGTCTCATTTCTAGGAAGGATGGAAACAGCAGCAATATGCTGAAACATCTTTCTACGCAGCATGGGCTGAAATTCCAGGAATGCCATGTATCAGTCACTGCTTCCCGACCGAGCAGCACGTCCTTCATCGAGGGTAAATATCCTGTgttataataactttattgcCACGCAGGCAGGCTCAGCAGGATTAtaagaaaatgatttgttttatcaGTTTCAGAGTTATTAAAGTTTTATATCTTTTCAAAGTAATATCCTGTTAGGAATAGGagtattatagtttattttaacatgctTAAATGTTATTAGGCAGACATTATGCAATGTGTTAAACACAGTTAGCTTTGACTCCGCTGAAAACCTGTGTAgacactttttttccaacagagaAAATTGATAACAATAAGGGAATCGATAAAGAATCGGACCGATAAGCAGAATCATATCTTCTACATTGGCTTGTAGAAGTGCGTTCATGTTGAATTACTTTTACACAGACAACTGAAAAATTTGCAAAGTTTCTTCTTTTAGTATTTCTTGCAGAAACTAATACTTTCTAATACAAAATATTGCAAGGAATGGTTACATTTGCATTGATTATTTGCAATATCCCAGAGAGACTGTTCATTTCTGTCTGGAACAATGCAGTGACCACtagcaaaaaaaactaatcaaagCCACAGCACCTTGGCAGTGGTGGAAAACAAATTCCTAATTTAGAAATTTGGTCCTACCCGCTCTCCGTACTTCTGCTGCTCCTCGGCCTGTTTCCCCATGTGaagctgttaaaaaacaaagaagactGTTACCAAATAATCAAGTgccaacacacagacatgttcatgcatgcatttaatcaccacacacactctcactctctctcattAGACTCACATGTGCAATAGAAGCAAAGTAGTAGATCTTCATCTGGACCAGTTTCTTCCAGTCTTTCTGAATCTTTCCCAGCATGGACGCCGTCTCAGAGTTCTCCAGAGCCCTGCAGGCCTCTTTGTAGTAATCCACCACCTGCAGCACCACATCCACTTATGAACCTCcagtattataattattgatcgACAGGATGCGATATAGTTAAATGTGAATAAGATTTAATGGTAAGAAGTCGACCTGAGCGCTGATGCGAGCGACCAGAAAACTCTTCCTGTTGTCCAACATTGACTTCTCCAGAAGACACTCCTGAGCCTGGCCCTGGGAGGCAGACACAGGCTGATGAGACATGTTtccatctgtatgtgtgtgtgtgtgtgtgtgtgtgtgtgtgtgtgtgtgtgtgtgtgtgtgtgtgtgtgtgtgtgtgtgtgtgtgtgtgtgtgtgtgtgtgtgtgtgtgtgtctgtgtgtgtgtatttgcatgtttgtgtgtcacctACCAGCATGAGGTTGATGTTGAGGTTAAGGATCTGGTGGCTCATGTCCACGCTGAAGTTGTGGCTGAAGTGATCTCTCAGGTAGGAGAAAGCCCCCGCCGAGCACTGGAAGTGTGTACACGACACCTTCATCCCCTGGAGGGAGAACAGAGAGTCcgcttaagtgtgtgtgtgtgtgtgtgtgtgcgcatacatgtgtgtgtgtttgaggtgtgTCAGTGCGTCTCACCTCCTCAGATACCCGGTTATCCATGGCTCCCAACATGGAGTGCAGGGCCCCTACAGAGAATCCACAGATACGTTCTGTTAACTCAGCAGTACTTGaagaataaataactttaatgtCAGCTCTTTATACTACAAGTCTGAACCTTTGGagacttttttccttttccatacACCTTAGAAGAAGGTGAAGGTGTGACAGAAACCCCTACTCTGCTTTTCACATTCAGGAAATACTGGCCTGCTTGGGAAACATGTCGACTATGTTCAGCATTTCTTAAGTTTTCagtttcctttaaatgttttctcagggcatttttgtttgtttgataaagcACAGTTGACAGAAACAGAGATCCTGTTGGGGTTATATTAATGGTCACGATGTAGCCATGTCGCTAGGGGTGTAAATCACAATATAATATTGATTCTCTGGACAATATTACGATGTAAGCTCAGATCAAAAAGTCTGAGACGATATGAATTTAATTCGATTCAATTCAGGGGAGCTTTAAGAGAGAGAATATCATATGCTCATTTAACACGatcagttacatttatttcaacTCACAAGAAGCAACTGAATTATGGTCTGACAATATTATTATTGGACTCTGTAGGTAGGAGGTGCGCTTGAACTGAACCGGTGACACAGACATGCCGtgggaatttcaaaataaaggcgtatcttaaagatgatgatgatgaatcaaCTTTTTCTCACTACATTGATGATGTCAGATCCTTGAAATGTTTTGGTCTTAGTCGATTTAGATTTCTTTACTtgattagcctttttttttaatgcttctgTGATGCCGATTGacttattaaatataaactcatgatcacatctctggtaaacacaatatctaaagtggtgcttttgtgtaaTTCTTGGTGGAGAAACTACAGATCTGTCGATTAAATCAACAAATTGATTAGTCAACACAATCGTTTGAGGACAGCCCTGGAATCAATATGTTGATCCAGATCGATGTATAGTTACACCCCTATATGTAGCTAGAGCAGAAACATCAAGTTGATTGACAGaatattaatctgcaactaTCTTGATAATTAATTGTCAATTGTTTGCttgttaaatgttatacatttgtcaataaaaaaaaatggcttctGACcacaaaataactattttatcAAGAGACAAATTTCATTCTAACCAGAATATAATAAACTTTACAGTCTGAGTCTGaactgtctttttaaatgttttctgcaAGGGTAAAAACGAGCGGCCTCGTTTAAAACTAGAGAACTATAAATTGCTCTTCATGACTTAACACACCCAGATTGTAGAGGATGCAGGCTTGCTCATAGCTGATGTCATCGT
It encodes:
- the ptpn23a gene encoding LOW QUALITY PROTEIN: tyrosine-protein phosphatase non-receptor type 23 (The sequence of the model RefSeq protein was modified relative to this genomic sequence to represent the inferred CDS: inserted 2 bases in 2 codons) produces the protein MEAVPRMPMIWLDLKEAGEFGFSPSVRQFILKNYGENPDNYNEQLKKLETLRQSAVNVTRDFEGCSTLRKYFGQLHYVQSRVPMGTGQEAAVPISWTEIFSGKTVTHDDISYEQACILYNLGALHSMLGAMDNRVSEEGMKVSCTHFQCSAGAFSYLRDHFSHNFSVDMSHQILNLNINLMLGQAQECLLEKSMLDNRKSFLVARISAQVVDYYKEACRALENSETASMLGKIQKDWKKLVQMKIYYFASIAHLHMGKQAEEQQKYGERLAYLQSSLDKLSEAIKLAKGQPDSVQDALRFTMDVIGGKFNSAKKDNDFIYHETVPSLETLASVKGAPLVKALPVNPTDPSVTGPDLFAKLVPMAAHEASSLYSEEKAKLLRDVMIKIESKNETLEQFMDSLGLEPESVDNLDMYSHIPPVLMEKCAALSVRPDTVKSLIQSMQGLSGVFTDVESSLREIRDVLEEDEAGRRALQEVGGPAAGEVHPAAQTQALAEIRRDLEKYMEAHEKASFTNTELHRAMNLHISNLRLLGGPLESLKEALPRPQLSEDEVAGLQCMKRILGKVQEMREQRSSLEKQLRDLIHQDDITSTLVTTERADMKRIFEEQLKKYEQVKVYIDQNLAAQENILKALTEANVQYASVRKGLSQTEQQWNATVQGLVGSYEAYEDLMKKSQEGKEFYEDLEAKASRLLERAKNLCQTRAEERKPLLEKETQKKPPARPTAAKPSLKPKSSDVDSACSSLDDPELAQLSAAILALGGDLPEELRSLPPDIPTFSSSAARMQGPEAFLPPNAHMGGSSSLPWPGAQAAGLPHFPANLPPPELLARIAQYPTSGPLPRGPHPQMPPQMPPQMPNQGGYRPPHPQAPQPGLVAPTPVRPSTTTVDSIQAPIPSYAPTTQHHPHPPAASTGYAVPPHMGGYPQYMPRPGMPVQGPPPQPQQQKQQYPQPVGPPLPQGYQPGPRPIPGPHPHLQAPQGYHHGYMPPQPGVPPHYQQAFPGQLQHPQQNGYQPQHQLPQGYQNPPGYVPQHHPQMMPGSMPRPPQGQMPPQGGHPHIPPTSQPAPPVSQPYLPHPHPHPHQQMPPGLPHQHMLPQQQQMSMPPNAQQMQHHPQMPMPPVSQNYMPPTSQPIHPTLRPQMPPASQVHMGPGSQVQLPRGPMPQMPPNALPPQHHPHPGQPPIPNMPQQPMRMPSQPQTLPPHSGGVCYPGGAPMMPQQPLAPQPAAXQQPQAPLPMTHPQPPTMYPSAPGANVPPSAPQQPPPMGQHGPHVPPTQHLIQPSPGGPPAPQLPSVVPPSPSPSPSPSPSPGPTSLSLNPQQRPTPAPTPGGAAPPTLPSPSTVSPSTSLFQRQNSSTDDLLSSSPESQPGGTKAPTNVLQPTKADPQDGERRKKSSQAVLLIQGDPYQAPERVAHLHGELERYRSQVDSLEHPTESEGGLSVLDARWKELQDQQEKDARQLSIAIARCYTMKNRHQDVMPYDLNRVVLQSGKDDYINASYVEDLSPYCPRLIATQAPLTGTAADFWLMVFEQKVSMIVMLVSEQELDKGKVMRYFPTERGQQVSQGPITLSLTMQKTTPTHVERMISLQYRDQSLKRTVVHLQFISWPELALPDSKSNLLRFIQEVHGHYLHQRPLHTPVVVHCSSGVGRTGVFCLLYAALQELEAGNGIPDLPLLVKKMRQQRKNMLQEKLHLKFCYEAVLKHAEQVLQRHGITTATCSRNSSSAATKPYSRQESQQDIVLGGDMPISSIQATIAKLSIRPPSATDPAMEAPYGPEGQVGAVLPALDSLGDVQPLQDAFPPXDLQPPSSFSPPLISPTNSPPPPPPPNGLDAVSPSTPPLADHPEAPPSVSPPPAPAPSSLELLAAMTPEAFSMEGGGKGKHRVTKQSFLKPAEGQGLHGTRGEEGDDPLSSLDPLWSLGKR